A genomic region of Elaeis guineensis isolate ETL-2024a chromosome 9, EG11, whole genome shotgun sequence contains the following coding sequences:
- the LOC105033955 gene encoding U-box domain-containing protein 9-like, translated as MDKSGAAESAAAPAEDKKVGELKSELWRLVRLIVDDDDGRVDTYDEAAKALTELKYLTFGSPKVPQHFLCPISGMLMRDPVILVSGETYDRAFIQELLNSGNRTCLRSQEVLSNAILTPNHLLRTMISEWCKEHDIPLPQPWSQDGGLITTIGHKPLHELLDNMSSLSLQKEAMKELRLLTKHNKASRALLGEKPDTIPQLLSVLSAPGLTSDPEFHDDTVTTILNISIHERNKKILGDDPRVIPFLINSLKYGDMATRSNAAAALFSLSALDSNKVKIVELGAIKPLVQLLKQGGETARRDAASAIFNICLDPENKEKAVKEGVVGVAWKRVMDKSLVDESLAILALLQRKQEAVLEIGGSGGVPALFGIIRESTSRESKENAVALLHAICKWDPVKRRKALEEENLSNTIRTLCDVGHRGASEKAGKLLLLLSGVEERKKKTRGIRIL; from the exons atggATAAATCGGGGGCGGCGGAGAGTGCGGCAGCTCCGGCGGAGGATAAGAAGGTTGGGGAGCTGAAGAGCGAGCTGTGGAGACTGGTGAGGCTGATCGTGGACGATGACGACGGCCGGGTCGACACCTACGACGAGGCGGCGAAGGCACTCACGGAGCTTAAGTATCTCACGTTCGGATCGCCGAAGGTCCCTCAGCACTTCTTGTGCCCGATCTCCGGCATGCTGATGAGGGATCCCGTGATTCTGGTTTCAGGAGAG ACTTATGACCGGGCATTCATTCAGGAGTTGCTGAATTCCGGGAACCGGACATGCCTGCGCAGCCAAGAGGTTCTCTCCAACGCCATCCTCACCCCCAACCACCTTCTCCGAACCATGATATCAGAATGGTGTAAGGAGCATGACATCCCTCTGCCTCAACCTTGGAGCCAAGATGGCGGCCTGATCACAACGATAGGGCATAAGCCCCTTCACGAGCTCCTCGACAACATGTCTTCGCTTTCCCTGCAGAAGGAAGCCATGAAGGAGCTCCGGCTTCTCACGAAGCACAACAAGGCCTCCCGAGCCCTCTTAGGTGAGAAACCAGATACAATCCCCCAGTTGCTCTCGGTTCTCTCTGCGCCAGGCTTGACTAGTGATCCAGAGTTCCATGACGACACTGTGACCACAATtctaaatatttcaatccatgagAGGAACAAGAAGATTCTCGGAGACGACCCCCGAGTCATCCCTTTCCTCATTAATTCGTTGAAGTATGGAGACATGGCGACTCGGAGCAATGCGGCTGCCGCCCTATTCAGCTTATCAGCGCTTGATTCCAACAAGGTTAAGATTGTTGAGCTGGGAGCCATCAAACCCCTCGTGCAGCTCCTGAAGCAAGGTGGAGAAACTGCCAGGAGGGATGCGGCATCGGCTATTTTTAACATCTGCTTGGACCCCGAGAACAAGGAGAAGGCAGTGAAGGAAGGGGTAGTGGGTGTAGCCTGGAAGCGCGTCATGGATAAATCTCTCGTAGATGAGTCGTTGGCTATCTTAGCTCTGCTACAACGTAAGCAAGAGGCAGTGTTGGAGATCGGTGGGAGTGGTGGGGTGCCCGCCTTGTTTGGTATTATTAGGGAGAGCACCtcaagagagagcaaagagaatgcAGTGGCGCTTCTCCACGCAATCTGCAAGTGGGATCCAGTGAAGCGGAGGaaggccttggaggaggagaattTGAGCAACACGATCCGTACTCTGTGTGATGTAGGTCATCGAGGGGCTTCTGAAAAGGCCGGGAAACTTCTTCTTCTGCTGTCGGGTGTAGAAGAGCGTAAGAAGAAAACGAGAGGAATACGTATTTTGTAA